From Phragmitibacter flavus, the proteins below share one genomic window:
- the rpmI gene encoding 50S ribosomal protein L35 — MSKNAGIAKTRKSVSKRFKITGSGKVLRRRQGKRHLLQNKNRKRKRSLGKAVLVHETDAAAVKANMPWS; from the coding sequence ATGTCCAAAAACGCAGGCATCGCCAAAACCAGAAAATCCGTTAGCAAACGGTTCAAAATCACGGGCAGTGGTAAAGTCCTCCGTCGTCGGCAGGGCAAGCGCCACTTGCTTCAAAATAAGAACCGCAAACGCAAACGCTCACTGGGCAAAGCCGTTCTCGTGCACGAGACCGACGCTGCAGCAGTCAAGGCCAACATGCCTTGGTCCTGA
- a CDS encoding alginate export family protein — protein sequence MGCSVVSGQGWEWSFSGHARTMGESYRGLDLGLGEIEDDAWVHQRVQLMATGEWEERWLIAAELTWGDMWGRESPLGPPDQDEGDWLQVYGQRTWELGGEDEVEMRVGRQTLYYGSGRLLASREGANQRLSHDGVRVSWQRGEEMRVDGFVASPVETGPGVFDNESHQKEVMFWGVYAVMPSPLDKQGFVDGYYIGLRDEGSIFVEDGGRELRHTVGTRWWNEGVPWVYNTELIFQFGEAGGREILAGAASLGVGYVLEDVRWRPTLMLRADAISGGDDEGTLHTFHPLFQANNYFNEGGFISPSNLYNVNPVLTLKPHERVTVSFGVNFQWRFSAEDDVYGPPLQRLGGPAPDGERYLGTALNAAVIWQVRESVELALGYTHHEAGRSLVAVGGDDVEYFQASFRVAF from the coding sequence ATGGGATGCTCGGTGGTGAGTGGGCAGGGATGGGAGTGGTCGTTTTCGGGTCATGCGAGAACGATGGGAGAGAGTTATCGGGGACTGGATTTGGGTTTGGGGGAGATTGAGGATGATGCGTGGGTGCATCAGCGGGTGCAGTTGATGGCGACGGGCGAGTGGGAGGAGCGTTGGCTGATTGCAGCGGAGTTGACCTGGGGAGACATGTGGGGTCGGGAATCGCCGTTGGGCCCGCCGGATCAGGATGAAGGGGATTGGTTGCAGGTTTATGGTCAGAGGACCTGGGAGTTGGGGGGAGAAGACGAGGTGGAGATGCGCGTGGGAAGGCAAACGCTTTATTATGGGTCGGGTCGGTTGCTGGCGTCGAGGGAAGGGGCGAACCAGAGGTTGTCGCATGATGGGGTCAGGGTTTCCTGGCAGCGGGGAGAGGAGATGAGGGTGGATGGTTTTGTCGCGTCGCCGGTGGAGACGGGGCCGGGAGTTTTCGATAATGAATCGCATCAGAAGGAGGTGATGTTTTGGGGTGTTTATGCGGTGATGCCTTCGCCGCTGGATAAGCAAGGTTTCGTGGATGGGTATTACATTGGGTTGCGTGATGAAGGATCGATTTTTGTGGAGGACGGGGGGCGTGAATTGAGGCACACGGTGGGGACGCGCTGGTGGAACGAGGGAGTTCCGTGGGTTTACAACACGGAGCTGATTTTTCAGTTCGGTGAGGCGGGGGGGCGCGAGATTCTGGCTGGCGCGGCAAGTCTCGGCGTGGGATATGTGTTGGAGGATGTGAGGTGGCGGCCAACGCTGATGCTGCGGGCGGATGCGATTTCCGGGGGGGATGACGAGGGAACGTTGCACACGTTTCATCCGCTGTTTCAGGCGAACAATTATTTCAATGAAGGTGGGTTCATTTCGCCGTCGAATCTTTATAATGTGAATCCGGTGCTGACGTTAAAACCGCATGAGAGGGTGACGGTGAGTTTTGGGGTGAATTTTCAGTGGAGGTTCAGTGCGGAAGACGATGTTTATGGGCCGCCGTTGCAGAGGTTGGGAGGTCCGGCACCGGATGGTGAGAGGTATTTGGGGACGGCACTGAACGCGGCGGTGATCTGGCAGGTGCGGGAGAGCGTGGAGCTGGCGCTCGGCTATACCCATCACGAAGCCGGGCGTTCGCTGGTGGCGGTTGGTGGCGATGACGTGGAGTATTTTCAGGCGAGTTTTCGCGTGGCGTTCTGA
- the rplT gene encoding 50S ribosomal protein L20 — translation MSRATNAPASRKRRKRTLAKAKGFRGFRSKLFRYAKDAVRKAMSYAYRDRKVRKRDFRKLWIQRINSAARAEGLSYSRFTEGLKAAGIQLDRKVLADLAVTDGAAIKALIQQAKNALENKAKSKAAA, via the coding sequence ATGTCAAGAGCTACCAACGCACCAGCCAGCCGCAAGCGCCGTAAGCGCACGCTCGCCAAAGCCAAAGGATTCCGCGGCTTCCGTTCCAAATTGTTCCGTTACGCCAAGGACGCTGTCCGCAAGGCGATGTCATATGCCTATCGTGACCGCAAGGTTCGCAAGCGTGACTTCCGCAAGTTGTGGATCCAGCGCATCAACTCCGCTGCCCGTGCTGAAGGCTTGAGCTACAGCCGATTTACCGAAGGCCTGAAGGCTGCCGGTATCCAGCTTGACCGCAAAGTCCTTGCCGACCTCGCCGTCACCGATGGAGCAGCCATCAAGGCCCTTATCCAGCAAGCCAAAAACGCTTTGGAAAACAAAGCGAAGTCCAAGGCGGCTGCTTAA
- the pheS gene encoding phenylalanine--tRNA ligase subunit alpha codes for MLDQLSALQIEALAALADIQDESALENFRVGYLGKKGSLTALSAGMREVPADQKGAVGQKLNEVRTALTAGIEEKVAAMAAAKDAASVAGIDVTLPGLPTPNGALHPLTRIRDRAIQTLRRMGFALADGPEIETEWHCFDALNTPADHPARNEKDTFYLPDGRLMRTHTSSVQIRTMESIKALPVRIIAPGAAYRRDEIDATHLSVFNQLEGLYVGRDVSLADLKGTLEYFFQEIFGPQTQVRFRPHFFPFTEPSFEIDVKLEVKGQAPKWIEIAGCGMVDPAVFEAVSKSRGDNLFDPDLVTGFAFGMGLDRLAMILHGITDIRHLIENDVRFLGQF; via the coding sequence ATGCTCGACCAACTTTCCGCTCTCCAAATTGAAGCCCTTGCGGCGCTCGCTGACATCCAGGACGAAAGCGCACTGGAGAATTTTCGTGTCGGATACCTTGGCAAAAAAGGCAGTCTGACGGCGCTGAGTGCCGGCATGCGTGAGGTGCCTGCTGATCAAAAAGGCGCGGTGGGGCAGAAGCTCAATGAGGTGCGCACGGCATTGACGGCCGGGATTGAAGAGAAGGTGGCGGCCATGGCGGCGGCGAAGGATGCGGCTTCGGTGGCGGGGATTGATGTGACGCTGCCCGGACTGCCGACACCGAACGGGGCTTTGCATCCGCTGACGCGCATCCGCGATCGGGCGATTCAGACACTGCGTCGCATGGGATTTGCTTTGGCAGATGGACCGGAGATTGAAACGGAGTGGCATTGTTTTGATGCGCTGAACACACCGGCGGATCATCCAGCGCGGAACGAGAAGGACACATTTTATTTGCCGGATGGGCGGTTGATGCGCACGCATACATCGAGTGTGCAGATTCGCACGATGGAATCGATCAAGGCATTGCCGGTGCGCATCATTGCACCGGGGGCGGCGTATCGTCGGGACGAGATTGATGCGACCCATTTAAGCGTGTTCAATCAGTTGGAAGGTTTGTATGTGGGCCGGGACGTGAGTCTGGCAGATCTGAAAGGGACGCTGGAGTATTTCTTCCAGGAGATTTTTGGGCCGCAGACACAGGTGCGTTTTCGTCCGCATTTCTTCCCGTTCACGGAACCGAGTTTTGAGATTGATGTGAAGCTCGAGGTCAAAGGTCAGGCACCGAAATGGATTGAGATCGCCGGTTGCGGGATGGTGGATCCGGCGGTGTTCGAGGCGGTGAGCAAGAGCCGTGGAGACAATCTGTTTGATCCGGATTTGGTCACGGGTTTTGCTTTTGGCATGGGGCTGGACCGGCTGGCGATGATCCTGCATGGGATCACGGACATTCGTCATTTGATTGAGAATGACGTGCGGTTCCTCGGGCAGTTTTAG